A single window of Candidatus Bathyanammoxibius amoris DNA harbors:
- a CDS encoding class I mannose-6-phosphate isomerase: MRLEKQGGMVRNDLYPLKFASIYKKTLWGGNRLGTLFGKDVPPGGCVGEAWEVADHGDDNSIVINGIYKDMRLRQLMDDAKVNDLLGRGCNTTGGNRFPLLVKLIDTSERLSLQVHPGDSYVMANEPPGESGKMEAWYIIHADPGAWIIRGLRPGITRENLERSLKDDSLEDCLNFLSVSPGDVIFIPPGTLHAIGPGIVLLEVQQNSDITYRLCDWGRDRELNVQKALEVINFAPPAEHRQDKTQPVLLSPPPKKRELLLECEKFMLESLELADEECGMDDMPVFHILTVIEGSGTIVYGESGRLDVSAGESVLVPAALKRYKLCPHGRCRIIKTAPAVVVQEVIS, from the coding sequence ATGAGGTTAGAGAAGCAGGGGGGCATGGTCAGAAATGACCTTTATCCCTTAAAATTCGCGAGTATTTATAAGAAGACCCTGTGGGGCGGTAACAGGCTGGGCACACTCTTCGGGAAGGACGTGCCGCCCGGCGGCTGTGTGGGTGAAGCCTGGGAGGTTGCCGACCACGGTGACGACAACAGTATTGTTATAAACGGCATCTATAAGGACATGCGTCTACGCCAGCTTATGGATGACGCAAAGGTGAATGACCTGCTGGGTCGCGGATGCAATACCACGGGCGGGAACAGATTCCCGTTACTGGTGAAGCTGATCGATACTTCGGAGAGATTGTCGCTTCAGGTACATCCCGGCGATTCATATGTTATGGCCAACGAGCCACCGGGAGAGTCCGGAAAAATGGAGGCATGGTACATCATACACGCCGACCCCGGGGCATGGATAATACGAGGGCTGCGACCGGGAATCACCCGCGAGAACCTTGAACGCTCCCTGAAGGACGATAGTTTAGAGGATTGCTTAAATTTTCTATCTGTTAGTCCGGGCGACGTTATATTTATACCACCCGGCACCCTGCATGCAATTGGCCCCGGGATAGTTCTCCTCGAGGTGCAGCAGAACTCGGACATTACCTATAGACTATGTGACTGGGGTCGAGACAGGGAGTTAAACGTGCAAAAGGCCCTGGAGGTAATTAACTTTGCGCCACCGGCGGAGCACAGGCAAGACAAGACGCAGCCGGTTCTCCTTAGTCCGCCTCCAAAGAAGAGGGAACTGCTGCTGGAGTGCGAGAAGTTCATGCTGGAATCCCTTGAATTAGCAGACGAAGAGTGCGGCATGGATGACATGCCTGTGTTCCATATCCTTACCGTTATTGAGGGCTCGGGTACGATTGTTTACGGAGAGTCCGGGCGTCTTGACGTCTCGGCGGGTGAGTCAGTACTGGTACCTGCCGCGCTTAAACGTTATAAGCTGTGTCCGCACGGGCGGTGCAGGATTATCAAGACCGCTCCTGCTGTAGTTGTTCAGGAGGTTATATCTTGA
- a CDS encoding rRNA pseudouridine synthase, whose translation MERLQKILANAGIGSRRQCERLIATGHVTVNGKIVKKMGVTVDPQGSEIRCDGISVSSEKKVYYLLNKPRGFVCSNWDELDRPRAVDLLQDVPQRLYTVGRLDADSEGLIIITNDGEFTNLLCHPRYGVPKTYRVEVGERVDVDEVKDSMGKGVWLSGGKTLPARVKIIRGGRSNSILEITLREGRNREVRRVLARLGYAVRSLKRVKIGWLSDPRLKPGRYRRLNREEVERFYSLTNDKTGPRGRLQGKR comes from the coding sequence ATGGAACGGCTGCAGAAAATACTGGCAAACGCGGGCATAGGCTCAAGACGGCAGTGTGAGAGACTGATTGCCACGGGCCACGTCACGGTCAACGGGAAGATTGTGAAGAAAATGGGAGTCACCGTGGACCCGCAGGGGAGTGAGATACGTTGCGATGGTATTTCAGTCAGCAGCGAAAAGAAGGTCTACTACCTGCTCAACAAACCAAGGGGCTTCGTGTGCAGTAACTGGGACGAGCTTGACAGGCCCAGGGCCGTAGACCTTCTCCAGGACGTTCCTCAGAGGCTGTACACCGTAGGACGACTTGACGCGGACAGCGAGGGCTTGATAATAATTACCAATGACGGAGAATTTACGAACCTCCTGTGCCATCCCCGCTACGGCGTCCCGAAGACCTACCGTGTGGAGGTAGGCGAACGTGTAGATGTGGACGAGGTTAAAGACTCGATGGGCAAGGGAGTCTGGCTCTCCGGTGGCAAGACCCTGCCCGCCAGGGTGAAAATTATACGAGGAGGAAGGAGTAACTCGATTCTTGAGATAACGCTGCGGGAGGGCCGCAACAGGGAAGTCAGGCGGGTACTTGCCAGACTCGGCTACGCGGTAAGGTCGCTGAAGAGGGTCAAGATAGGCTGGCTCTCGGACCCAAGACTTAAGCCGGGAAGATACCGCCGCTTAAACAGGGAAGAAGTGGAAAGGTTTTATTCTTTGACAAATGACAAGACGGGCCCAAGAGGCCGGTTACAGGGTAAGAGATGA
- the thiC gene encoding phosphomethylpyrimidine synthase ThiC — MTQLLKARDDVITEEMRRVAQDEGCDVEALKKKIVEGKVVIPSNRRRNAGRTKSIIGIGEGLRTKVNANIGTSHDYHQVDEELEKLRTAEKAGADAVMDLSTSANLREVRQRVMEESAITVGSVPIYEAVVKAATRGNAVKDMKAGDMMDAVRRHCEDGVDFVTVHCGATRGVLKLLNEGKRVCGVVSRGGVFLVEWMALHGKENPLYENFDELLDIVIEYDVTLSLGDAMRPGALADSFDSVQVYELNVLAELCRRARERGVQVIVEGPGHVPMNQITSQVQLQKELCGGAPFYVLGPIVTDVAPGYDHITSAIGGAMAAAAGADFLCYVTPSEHLSLPAVQDVWDGVMAARIAAHAADIAKGVKSAWEWDKTMSQMRRERNWEGQFDTCIDRERAKSFRDTRPTSDNDDVCSMCGLYCVFKVADDAK; from the coding sequence ATGACACAATTACTTAAGGCCAGAGATGACGTTATAACTGAGGAGATGCGCCGTGTAGCCCAAGACGAGGGCTGCGACGTTGAGGCGCTCAAGAAGAAGATAGTCGAGGGAAAGGTGGTTATACCCTCCAATCGACGCAGAAACGCAGGGCGGACGAAGAGCATTATAGGTATAGGTGAGGGTCTGAGGACAAAAGTCAATGCGAATATCGGCACCTCGCACGACTATCATCAGGTGGATGAAGAGCTGGAGAAGCTCAGGACCGCCGAGAAGGCAGGCGCAGACGCGGTGATGGACCTCAGCACGAGCGCCAACCTGAGGGAGGTCAGGCAGAGGGTGATGGAAGAGTCGGCCATTACCGTGGGTAGCGTGCCGATATACGAGGCCGTGGTGAAGGCCGCGACGAGAGGTAATGCCGTAAAGGACATGAAGGCCGGGGACATGATGGACGCCGTTAGAAGACACTGTGAGGACGGCGTGGATTTTGTAACGGTTCACTGCGGCGCTACAAGAGGGGTACTGAAGCTCCTCAACGAGGGCAAGAGGGTCTGCGGCGTGGTAAGCCGCGGCGGCGTCTTCTTGGTGGAGTGGATGGCGTTACACGGGAAGGAAAACCCCCTGTACGAGAACTTCGATGAACTATTAGACATAGTCATAGAGTACGACGTTACCCTCAGCCTCGGAGACGCCATGAGGCCCGGGGCGCTGGCTGATTCGTTTGACAGTGTGCAGGTGTACGAGCTCAACGTGCTGGCTGAACTGTGCCGGCGGGCAAGAGAACGCGGAGTACAGGTGATAGTTGAAGGACCGGGCCATGTGCCCATGAACCAGATAACCTCTCAGGTCCAGCTCCAGAAGGAACTCTGCGGGGGCGCGCCCTTTTATGTCCTGGGGCCGATAGTTACTGACGTAGCGCCCGGGTATGACCATATCACCTCGGCCATCGGTGGCGCCATGGCCGCCGCTGCCGGCGCGGACTTCTTATGCTACGTGACGCCATCCGAGCATCTCAGCCTGCCCGCCGTGCAGGACGTCTGGGACGGTGTCATGGCTGCCAGGATAGCCGCCCACGCCGCAGACATAGCGAAGGGCGTAAAGTCGGCATGGGAGTGGGACAAGACCATGTCACAAATGAGACGGGAGCGCAACTGGGAGGGGCAGTTCGACACCTGTATAGACAGAGAGAGGGCCAAGAGTTTCAGGGATACACGACCCACCTCGGACAATGACGACGTATGCTCCATGTGCGGACTTTATTGTGTGTTCAAAGTAGCCGATGACGCTAAGTAG
- a CDS encoding type 1 glutamine amidotransferase: protein MQELTRPILIIKHIDIEGPGTLGEFIEENGIPYQVINAYLEDSYIEEPGDYSAVITLGGPMGVYDDSEVYPFLGWEDAFLKRTIREDVPALGICLGAQLLARAAGARITKAPSKEIGWSSISLTEEGRADPLFRELPPEITVFQWHGDTFEIPEGGKRLAASGVCPNQAFRVGSRAYGLQFHLEVTAPMVNQWIDSYKEELVSLKGTVDPREIARQSEENSTACNLHAERFYKNFFDISGVHA from the coding sequence ATGCAAGAGTTGACAAGGCCCATACTCATTATAAAACACATAGACATAGAAGGCCCCGGCACACTGGGCGAGTTCATAGAAGAGAACGGCATCCCGTATCAGGTCATAAACGCATACCTTGAAGATTCTTACATAGAGGAACCCGGCGACTATTCTGCCGTCATAACCCTGGGCGGGCCCATGGGCGTATACGATGACAGTGAGGTCTATCCCTTTCTCGGGTGGGAAGACGCGTTCCTGAAAAGAACCATCCGGGAAGACGTCCCGGCCCTGGGGATATGTCTCGGCGCACAGCTTCTTGCCAGGGCGGCCGGCGCCCGGATAACAAAGGCACCATCGAAGGAGATAGGCTGGTCCAGCATATCGCTGACGGAGGAGGGAAGGGCGGACCCTTTGTTTAGAGAACTTCCGCCGGAGATAACCGTATTCCAGTGGCACGGTGACACCTTTGAGATACCGGAAGGAGGCAAGAGGCTGGCGGCGTCCGGCGTCTGCCCCAATCAGGCGTTCAGGGTGGGCTCGCGTGCTTACGGCCTTCAGTTCCACCTGGAGGTAACGGCCCCGATGGTAAACCAGTGGATAGACAGCTATAAAGAGGAACTGGTTTCATTAAAAGGAACTGTTGATCCCAGGGAGATAGCAAGGCAGAGCGAAGAGAATTCAACCGCATGCAACCTGCATGCGGAGCGGTTTTACAAAAACTTCTTCGATATCTCCGGGGTTCATGCCTAA
- a CDS encoding DNA topoisomerase VI subunit B translates to MPRKAAAKKTAKKNPKQTAKQVRIEHATMKHATRDIAYILAERQREISVSEFFTKNRHLLGFDNPRKALLTCVKEGVDNSLDACEEAGILPEITIKIEPTSHEDRFKVTIEDNGPGIIRAQVPKIFAKLLYGSKFHRLKMSRGQQGIGISAAAMYGQLTTGRPVCITSRISPRKPAHYYELSIHTQKNEPVIGKEKEVEWDRPHGTQVVIELESRYQKGRQSVDEYMEQTAVANPHVTIRYINPEKKELLLPRATKELPREAKEIKPHPYGIELGTLIHMLHDTGARTLSSFLSTEFSRVSVRLAREICDKAGLNLNARPRRIARAEADKLLKAVRETKIMAPPGDCVVPIGEELILKGLRRQFKADFYATTSRSPSVYRGNPFIVEAGLAYGGELSADGFARMLRFANRVPLLHQKSACAVTESVMDTSWRSYGLQQATGALPTGPLVLMVHVASVWVPFTSESKEAVAHYPEIEKEIKLAVQECGRKLSSFLSKRRRLEDAEKKKSYIKEYIPHIGIALKDILELNDRQEKKIVTTLTEVLEKSRKQ, encoded by the coding sequence TTGCCGCGAAAAGCCGCAGCGAAAAAGACAGCGAAGAAAAACCCGAAACAGACGGCAAAACAGGTAAGAATCGAACACGCCACAATGAAACACGCCACCCGGGATATAGCCTACATCCTGGCGGAAAGACAGCGTGAGATATCGGTCAGCGAGTTCTTTACGAAGAACCGCCACCTGCTCGGTTTTGACAACCCGCGGAAGGCGCTGCTCACCTGCGTGAAGGAGGGGGTTGACAATTCCCTCGATGCCTGCGAAGAGGCGGGTATCCTGCCGGAAATCACCATAAAGATAGAACCCACCAGCCACGAGGACCGCTTCAAGGTTACTATCGAGGACAACGGCCCCGGTATCATCAGGGCGCAGGTGCCGAAGATCTTCGCGAAGCTGCTTTACGGCTCTAAATTCCACCGGCTGAAGATGTCGCGCGGCCAGCAGGGCATCGGCATCTCCGCCGCGGCCATGTACGGCCAGCTTACCACCGGCCGCCCGGTATGCATCACCTCCCGCATATCACCACGTAAACCCGCACATTATTATGAACTCTCAATCCACACGCAGAAGAACGAACCCGTTATCGGGAAGGAAAAAGAGGTCGAGTGGGACAGGCCGCACGGCACGCAGGTTGTCATAGAACTTGAGTCAAGGTACCAGAAGGGCCGGCAGTCGGTAGACGAGTATATGGAACAGACCGCCGTCGCGAACCCGCACGTGACGATAAGATATATCAACCCCGAGAAAAAGGAACTGCTCCTGCCGCGGGCCACAAAGGAACTGCCGCGGGAGGCGAAGGAGATAAAACCGCATCCATACGGCATAGAGCTTGGCACCCTTATCCACATGCTCCACGACACCGGGGCGCGGACGCTGTCGAGTTTTCTCAGTACCGAGTTCTCCAGGGTGAGCGTGCGTCTTGCCCGTGAGATATGCGATAAGGCCGGGCTGAACTTAAACGCGAGACCGCGCAGGATAGCCCGCGCCGAGGCCGATAAACTCCTGAAGGCCGTGCGCGAGACAAAGATAATGGCCCCTCCCGGCGACTGCGTGGTGCCCATCGGCGAAGAGCTTATCCTGAAAGGATTGAGGCGGCAGTTTAAGGCGGACTTCTACGCCACCACCTCCCGCTCGCCCTCCGTGTACCGGGGGAACCCTTTCATAGTAGAAGCGGGGCTTGCCTACGGCGGCGAATTATCGGCAGACGGGTTTGCCCGGATGCTCAGGTTTGCCAACCGCGTCCCACTTTTACATCAGAAATCCGCCTGCGCCGTCACCGAGTCGGTCATGGACACCTCGTGGCGGAGCTACGGGCTTCAGCAGGCCACGGGCGCACTGCCCACCGGGCCGCTGGTGCTCATGGTACACGTGGCGTCGGTCTGGGTGCCGTTCACCTCTGAGAGCAAGGAGGCCGTTGCCCACTACCCGGAGATAGAGAAAGAGATAAAGCTGGCCGTCCAGGAATGCGGTCGGAAGCTTTCGAGTTTTTTATCAAAGAGGCGCCGTCTTGAAGACGCCGAGAAGAAGAAATCGTATATTAAAGAATACATCCCCCACATCGGAATCGCCCTCAAGGACATCCTCGAACTGAACGACAGGCAGGAGAAAAAGATAGTCACCACCCTCACCGAGGTTTTGGAAAAGAGCAGAAAACAGTAA
- a CDS encoding transposase, which produces MVRFRKSIRLSNYDYQNNGAYFVTICTVLNKKLIVGKEKRILEEELKAIESRFDGVKVDYYTIMPDHLHAIFVFYKAETSLAKVVQAFKSLSTRRLKKEGFRGKTFWQRNYYEHIIRDENTLQKIRTYIQNNPLVDRLDFAKIY; this is translated from the coding sequence ATGGTTAGATTTAGAAAAAGCATCAGGCTGAGTAACTACGATTACCAGAATAACGGTGCCTATTTTGTGACCATTTGCACAGTGTTAAACAAGAAGTTAATAGTGGGAAAAGAAAAAAGAATCCTGGAAGAGGAATTGAAGGCAATAGAAAGTCGTTTTGACGGAGTAAAGGTAGATTATTACACGATAATGCCAGACCATTTACATGCTATTTTCGTTTTTTACAAGGCTGAAACCAGCTTGGCAAAAGTTGTCCAGGCGTTTAAATCCTTGAGTACAAGAAGGCTTAAGAAGGAAGGTTTCAGGGGGAAAACCTTCTGGCAAAGAAATTATTATGAACACATTATTAGAGACGAAAATACCCTTCAAAAGATAAGGACATATATTCAGAATAATCCACTGGTAGACAGATTAGACTTTGCCAAAATTTATTGA
- the aroA gene encoding 3-phosphoshikimate 1-carboxyvinyltransferase: MTKTPAGKNSVLEITPAKVEGEVRVPGSKSLTNRSLIVAALAPPSSIIHGALFSDDTRYLSSALAELGFVILNFPEDTRFTIDGREGDIPAKKSKLFVGNSGTAMRFLTAFVALGKGTFELDGVERMRQRPIQPLLDCLTQLGADAVSKHGDGCPPVIIKANGLKGGKATMRGDLSSQYFTAILLTAPYAHRDVEIVVKGELVSRLYVDMTIKFMKMFGVKVTHDRHKRFTIRAGQRYQPLVYEVEGDASSASYFLAAAAITGGRVKVHGIPLNSLQGDTGFVQVLSKMGAFVQRGDDWIEVEGGPPLRGIDIDLGNCPDMAQTVAALAVFARGKTRVRGVANLRIKETDRINAVVTELKRIGITAKEHKDGFEITPGKPKPAVIETYDDHRMAMSFALIGLRAKGIKIKDPHCVSKTFPEYFEELKKLCQTD, encoded by the coding sequence ATGACGAAAACGCCCGCCGGCAAGAACTCCGTCCTTGAGATAACGCCCGCAAAGGTGGAGGGAGAGGTACGCGTCCCCGGCTCAAAGAGCCTGACCAACCGGTCGCTGATAGTGGCAGCCCTGGCCCCTCCCAGTTCGATTATACACGGCGCCCTGTTCAGTGACGATACCAGATACCTGTCGTCCGCGCTGGCGGAACTGGGTTTCGTCATACTGAACTTCCCGGAGGACACCAGGTTCACCATAGACGGGCGCGAGGGAGACATACCGGCGAAGAAGTCAAAACTCTTCGTGGGCAATTCCGGCACGGCCATGCGCTTCCTGACGGCGTTTGTCGCGCTGGGAAAAGGAACGTTCGAGCTGGACGGTGTGGAGAGGATGCGGCAGAGGCCCATACAACCGCTGCTTGACTGCCTCACACAGCTGGGCGCAGACGCCGTAAGCAAGCACGGCGACGGATGTCCGCCCGTGATTATCAAGGCCAACGGCCTTAAAGGGGGAAAGGCCACCATGAGGGGCGACCTGAGCAGCCAGTACTTCACGGCCATCCTGCTGACCGCGCCTTACGCACACAGGGACGTTGAAATCGTTGTAAAGGGCGAACTGGTGTCCAGGCTGTACGTGGACATGACCATCAAGTTTATGAAGATGTTCGGCGTAAAAGTCACCCATGACCGCCATAAGCGTTTCACCATAAGGGCCGGGCAGAGATACCAGCCCCTCGTCTACGAAGTGGAGGGCGACGCCTCAAGCGCCTCGTACTTCCTCGCGGCGGCGGCCATCACCGGGGGCAGGGTGAAGGTGCATGGAATCCCCCTAAATTCCCTGCAGGGCGACACGGGGTTTGTGCAGGTTCTAAGTAAGATGGGTGCGTTTGTGCAGAGGGGGGACGACTGGATAGAGGTCGAGGGCGGGCCGCCGCTCCGCGGCATAGATATAGACCTGGGCAACTGTCCCGACATGGCCCAGACCGTAGCCGCCCTGGCCGTATTCGCCAGGGGAAAGACACGCGTCAGGGGCGTGGCCAACCTGAGGATAAAAGAGACCGACCGCATCAACGCCGTGGTAACGGAACTCAAACGTATAGGCATCACCGCAAAGGAACACAAAGACGGCTTCGAGATAACACCCGGAAAACCCAAACCCGCCGTCATAGAGACCTACGACGACCACCGCATGGCCATGAGCTTTGCCCTGATTGGCTTAAGGGCGAAGGGAATCAAAATCAAAGACCCGCACTGCGTCAGCAAAACCTTCCCCGAATATTTCGAAGAACTCAAGAAACTGTGCCAGACTGACTAG
- the hemC gene encoding hydroxymethylbilane synthase, giving the protein MTKKTIVIGSRGSKLAMTQSQWVKSRLEELDPNLEIAIQRIVTKGDKITDVALSRIGGKGLFTKELEVALQDGRIDMAIHSLKDLPTELPEGLTIAAVPEREDPHDLLICRNDCGSIHNLPRGGKLGTSSLRRRAQLLALRPDLEVGDLRGNLDTRLKKLETTGLDAIIVAKAGVKRLGVFKDSYCTIPFDELLPAVGQGALGIEGRKGDDEMRDILSFIEHLPTRHAVEAERTLMFELEGGCQIPIGAIGQHTADGTLELDAVVCSLDGSKTVRDRHSGPAEGAEDIGRTLAGRLLDMGAREILREIRETLDREIERS; this is encoded by the coding sequence TTGACAAAAAAAACTATCGTTATAGGTTCAAGGGGAAGCAAACTGGCGATGACCCAGAGCCAGTGGGTAAAGTCCAGGCTTGAGGAGCTTGACCCGAACCTTGAAATAGCAATACAGAGGATAGTTACCAAGGGCGACAAGATAACCGACGTTGCCCTGTCCCGCATAGGGGGTAAGGGGCTCTTCACGAAGGAATTAGAGGTGGCCCTGCAGGACGGGCGGATAGACATGGCCATTCACAGCCTTAAAGACCTTCCAACGGAATTGCCCGAGGGGTTAACGATAGCTGCCGTGCCTGAGAGGGAAGACCCGCACGACCTGTTGATATGCAGGAATGACTGTGGTTCAATCCACAACCTCCCCCGGGGCGGGAAACTGGGCACGAGCAGTCTCAGGCGGAGGGCCCAGTTACTGGCGCTCAGGCCGGACCTGGAGGTGGGAGACCTCAGGGGGAATCTGGACACACGGCTCAAGAAGCTTGAGACAACAGGGCTGGACGCCATAATAGTGGCCAAGGCGGGTGTCAAGCGGCTTGGCGTGTTCAAGGATAGTTACTGCACTATACCGTTTGACGAACTGCTTCCCGCCGTGGGACAGGGCGCACTGGGGATAGAGGGCCGGAAGGGCGATGACGAGATGCGGGACATACTGTCCTTTATAGAACATCTTCCCACGAGACATGCGGTGGAGGCGGAGCGGACGCTGATGTTTGAACTCGAAGGCGGTTGTCAGATCCCTATAGGGGCAATTGGGCAGCATACAGCGGATGGGACGCTGGAATTGGATGCCGTGGTGTGCTCCCTGGACGGTTCAAAGACCGTGAGGGACAGGCACTCAGGCCCCGCCGAAGGGGCGGAGGACATCGGGCGAACGCTCGCCGGCCGTCTTCTGGACATGGGCGCCCGTGAGATCCTCAGAGAAATCCGTGAGACCCTCGATAGAGAGATAGAACGTAGTTAA
- the mobB gene encoding molybdopterin-guanine dinucleotide biosynthesis protein B has protein sequence MNSGKNIPVVSVAGDKNSGKTSLIEQLVSTLKRDGYGVVGVIKYARRDIQIDHEGKDTYRFYESGADAVYIASPAKMAFIRRIESPPPLDEVLGTYFPFADVVFLEGYREGGCPKIHLVAPGKEHGESEQAPHDKGSPVLRINVSGQSNPISQEVLHKALEFVRHVMKGTC, from the coding sequence GTGAACAGCGGCAAAAACATCCCCGTAGTATCCGTGGCCGGTGACAAAAACAGCGGCAAAACCTCCCTCATCGAGCAACTGGTGTCCACGCTCAAACGCGATGGCTACGGGGTTGTAGGGGTAATAAAGTACGCCAGACGGGATATACAGATAGACCATGAGGGAAAGGACACCTACCGTTTCTACGAGTCGGGGGCGGATGCCGTCTATATCGCCTCGCCCGCTAAGATGGCATTTATCAGGAGAATAGAGTCACCGCCGCCGTTGGACGAAGTCCTTGGGACGTACTTCCCTTTTGCCGACGTTGTGTTTCTGGAGGGTTACAGGGAAGGTGGCTGTCCGAAGATTCACCTTGTAGCGCCCGGCAAGGAGCATGGGGAGAGCGAACAGGCCCCGCATGATAAAGGCAGTCCTGTCCTAAGAATAAACGTTTCCGGCCAGAGTAACCCTATCTCCCAGGAAGTACTTCACAAGGCCCTGGAGTTCGTAAGGCATGTAATGAAAGGGACTTGCTAG
- a CDS encoding NAD(P)-binding protein, whose protein sequence is MGERRIPPCQKACPSGTNIPKYIRFILEGDYYEAWKVNRAANVFPSICGRVCVHYCEGECKRQRIEPRDGETIDLSPVSIRGLKRFITDNLQPDYQERFLKEVLPVKKNGKSVAIIGAGPSGLVVANDLLLSGCKVVVYESLPYPGGMLRVGIPDYRLPPRVITEEVDLLKKMGMKLKLNTALGKGVKLKELQKNMTPY, encoded by the coding sequence ATGGGTGAAAGACGGATACCACCCTGTCAGAAAGCCTGCCCCAGCGGTACAAACATCCCCAAGTATATCCGTTTCATCCTGGAAGGTGATTACTACGAGGCCTGGAAGGTCAATCGTGCGGCCAATGTCTTCCCCAGCATCTGTGGACGCGTTTGCGTCCATTACTGCGAAGGTGAATGCAAGAGGCAGCGTATAGAGCCAAGGGATGGGGAGACTATCGACCTCAGCCCCGTGTCTATCAGGGGGCTGAAGAGGTTCATAACGGATAATCTACAGCCTGACTATCAAGAGAGGTTTCTGAAGGAAGTTTTACCGGTAAAGAAGAACGGCAAGTCTGTCGCAATTATAGGTGCCGGTCCGTCCGGCCTGGTGGTGGCGAACGATCTGTTGTTATCCGGTTGTAAGGTGGTCGTATACGAGTCCCTGCCCTACCCGGGCGGGATGTTGAGGGTAGGTATCCCGGACTACCGCCTGCCGCCGAGAGTAATAACGGAAGAGGTGGACTTGCTGAAAAAGATGGGGATGAAATTAAAGCTCAACACCGCGCTGGGCAAGGGCGTTAAGTTAAAGGAGCTGCAAAAAAACATGACGCCGTATTAA
- a CDS encoding 4Fe-4S binding protein has product MKLKGEDLEGVFPGVDFLRRLSLGEDVDVQGKTIAVIGGGFTAADAARSAIRLGARSFIVYRRGQEEMPMDDEEKEGLFEENIPVYYLQAPIEIMSDDGKKVARMKCIKMKLVEPEGGKGGRKVPIAIGNSEFELKADIVIPAVAQAPDASMLPDNFEIHVDDFTTTEKGVFASGDFHLGTTTNVIEVIGQAHKVSVEMLKYLGLKPKLPTLPEKEERLEDSPWYHDDPDKLTREKSYGGWLSVSKTGFSEVEDGMTRELAEYEASRCLQCDYFVSIDKENCHRCGRCIESCPQKALVMIHTDSSPHQEGAWFSDGRWQSDKTSEVATRDELCIQCGTCARACPHQNITFVCGGSREREVAKAE; this is encoded by the coding sequence ATGAAACTCAAGGGCGAAGACCTGGAAGGGGTCTTTCCGGGCGTCGACTTTCTCAGGAGGCTGAGCCTGGGAGAGGACGTTGATGTACAGGGTAAGACGATAGCCGTAATCGGGGGTGGTTTCACGGCGGCCGACGCGGCCAGGAGCGCCATCAGGCTGGGTGCCAGGTCTTTTATCGTTTACAGAAGGGGTCAGGAAGAGATGCCTATGGACGACGAGGAGAAAGAGGGTCTCTTCGAGGAGAACATCCCCGTATATTATTTGCAGGCCCCTATAGAGATAATGAGCGACGACGGTAAAAAGGTTGCCAGGATGAAATGTATAAAAATGAAGTTGGTAGAGCCGGAGGGTGGTAAGGGCGGCAGAAAGGTGCCGATAGCTATAGGGAATAGCGAGTTTGAGTTGAAGGCCGATATAGTGATACCGGCCGTTGCTCAGGCACCTGACGCTTCTATGCTTCCCGATAACTTTGAGATACACGTTGATGACTTCACCACCACTGAAAAGGGGGTGTTTGCCTCGGGCGATTTCCATCTTGGTACCACCACCAATGTCATAGAGGTCATTGGGCAGGCCCACAAGGTTTCCGTTGAGATGCTCAAGTATCTGGGTCTTAAGCCGAAGTTACCCACGCTACCGGAGAAGGAGGAGAGGCTGGAAGACTCTCCCTGGTATCATGATGACCCGGACAAGCTGACCAGAGAGAAGAGCTACGGCGGCTGGCTGAGCGTCTCCAAGACGGGTTTTTCGGAGGTGGAGGACGGGATGACACGGGAGCTTGCGGAGTACGAGGCCTCCAGGTGCCTGCAATGCGACTATTTTGTATCTATAGACAAGGAGAACTGCCATCGCTGTGGGAGATGCATTGAAAGCTGTCCGCAGAAGGCGCTGGTGATGATACATACGGATTCGTCTCCTCATCAGGAAGGAGCATGGTTCAGCGACGGCCGCTGGCAAAGCGATAAAACCTCAGAGGTAGCCACCAGGGATGAGCTATGCATTCAGTGCGGCACCTGCGCGCGCGCATGTCCTCACCAGAACATTACCTTCGTCTGCGGCGGTTCTCGTGAGCGTGAGGTAGCAAAGGCCGAATAG